In the genome of Salinirussus salinus, one region contains:
- a CDS encoding NAD(P)/FAD-dependent oxidoreductase: MHTVVVGGGLAGLVAARHLADRGAEVTLLERRETVGGRVHTEHADGYTLDRGFQVLFTAYPAVERELDLGALSLRRFRPGAVIARPGERSTLSDPLRDPRAATATLFNRDVTTGDKLRLFQHQRRLRRTDPEEALSADDGSIDEALADWGFSRKFRDNFAAPFYGGITLDRSLSTSKAVFEYTFKMLSEGATAVPADGMGAIPAQLAEHARAAGATIETGREVTAVDAAGVDDAATTGNSGVTVETAAETLDADAAVVATDPPTARELTGVAGVPAETVGCVTLHLALPDTQRLDTDRRILLNAADDRPNQVAPMSEVAPEYAPEGQQLLSATFLGSQAADDTTLLEEVREALSSWYPENQFANLERVAVDRVDVAQFAQPPGFRASLPDVDDPAGAVYLAGDYTRWSSIQGAMESGRRAAAAVLDGR, from the coding sequence ATGCACACAGTCGTCGTCGGCGGCGGCCTCGCCGGCCTCGTCGCCGCCCGCCACCTCGCCGACCGGGGCGCCGAGGTCACCCTGCTCGAACGCCGCGAGACCGTCGGCGGCCGGGTCCACACCGAGCACGCCGACGGCTACACCCTCGACCGGGGCTTCCAGGTGCTCTTCACCGCCTATCCCGCGGTAGAGCGCGAACTCGACCTGGGCGCGCTCTCCCTGCGACGGTTCCGGCCCGGCGCGGTCATCGCCCGTCCGGGCGAGCGCTCGACGCTGTCGGACCCGCTCCGGGACCCGCGGGCCGCGACCGCGACCCTGTTCAACCGGGACGTGACCACCGGCGACAAGCTCCGGCTGTTTCAACACCAGCGCCGGCTCAGGCGGACCGACCCAGAGGAGGCGCTTTCGGCCGACGATGGCTCCATCGACGAGGCACTCGCCGACTGGGGCTTCTCCCGGAAGTTCCGGGACAACTTCGCCGCGCCGTTTTATGGGGGGATCACGCTCGACCGCTCGCTGTCGACCTCGAAGGCCGTCTTCGAGTACACCTTCAAGATGCTCTCGGAGGGCGCGACCGCGGTCCCGGCCGACGGGATGGGCGCGATCCCCGCCCAGCTCGCCGAGCACGCCCGGGCCGCGGGCGCGACCATCGAGACCGGGCGGGAGGTGACAGCCGTCGACGCGGCCGGCGTCGACGACGCGGCGACCACCGGGAACAGCGGCGTCACGGTCGAGACCGCCGCGGAGACGCTCGACGCGGACGCCGCGGTTGTCGCGACCGACCCGCCGACGGCCCGGGAGCTGACCGGCGTGGCGGGGGTCCCGGCGGAGACGGTCGGCTGTGTCACCCTCCACCTCGCGCTTCCGGACACCCAGCGACTCGACACGGACCGGCGGATCCTGCTGAACGCCGCGGACGACCGTCCGAACCAGGTCGCGCCGATGTCCGAAGTGGCTCCCGAGTACGCCCCCGAGGGCCAGCAGCTGCTGAGCGCCACCTTCCTCGGCTCGCAGGCGGCCGACGACACGACCCTCCTCGAGGAGGTCCGCGAGGCGCTGTCCTCGTGGTATCCGGAGAACCAGTTCGCGAACCTGGAGCGCGTGGCGGTCGACCGGGTCGACGTGGCCCAGTTCGCCCAGCCGCCGGGCTTCCGGGCGTCCCTGCCCGATGTCGATGACCCCGCGGGAGCGGTCTACCTGGCCGGTGACTACACCCGCTGGTCGTCGATCCAGGGCGCGATGGAGAGCGGGCGGCGGGCCGCGGCGGCCGTCCTCGACGGCCGGTAG
- a CDS encoding metallophosphoesterase has translation MDAVADLRFRDRALLLEDTLVLADLHVGRGADSGVEVPVGDGADMVERFEALLARFEPGEAVVAGDLLHSFRTVPRTVRETVDGLAAAAREAGTRLAVAPGNHDTMLDSVWDGPTADSYRVGDTLVCHGHVEPEGDVPDGVGRYIVGHDHPTVTIEGRRRPCYLAAEGVYRGADVVILPAFNRLLQGVEVNDMSAGDFMSPLVTDADAFAPVVRDEAGGETLAFPPLGEFRHRL, from the coding sequence ATGGACGCGGTCGCCGACCTCCGGTTTCGCGACCGGGCACTCCTGCTCGAGGATACCCTCGTCCTCGCGGACCTGCACGTCGGCCGCGGCGCCGACTCCGGCGTCGAGGTTCCCGTCGGCGACGGGGCCGACATGGTCGAACGTTTCGAGGCGCTGCTCGCCCGGTTCGAGCCCGGGGAGGCCGTCGTCGCCGGCGACCTGCTGCACTCGTTCCGGACCGTCCCCCGCACCGTCCGGGAGACCGTCGACGGACTCGCCGCGGCCGCCCGCGAGGCCGGCACGCGGCTGGCCGTCGCGCCGGGGAACCACGACACCATGCTCGATTCGGTCTGGGACGGACCGACGGCCGACAGCTACCGGGTCGGCGACACCCTCGTCTGTCACGGCCACGTCGAGCCCGAGGGCGACGTTCCAGACGGCGTCGGGCGCTACATCGTGGGCCACGACCATCCGACGGTGACGATCGAGGGGCGGCGCCGGCCCTGCTATCTCGCTGCCGAGGGGGTCTACCGGGGTGCGGACGTGGTGATACTGCCGGCCTTCAACCGCCTCCTGCAGGGCGTGGAGGTCAACGACATGTCCGCGGGCGATTTCATGTCGCCGCTGGTGACCGACGCCGACGCCTTCGCGCCGGTCGTGCGCGACGAGGCCGGCGGCGAGACGCTCGCCTTTCCCCCGCTCGGGGAGTTTCGTCACCGGCTGTGA
- a CDS encoding TrkH family potassium uptake protein yields the protein MSRVVDWRVSVGLVGSVYRYLSVPLAVPVLVALVYGEDPLPFLVTILIAVGVGTGLERLTPDRDLGHREGFLLVALTWLAVPLLGTIPYLVAGNGTVAAPANALFESMSGFTTTGATVLGDISFDTHSHAMLMWRQLSQWLGGMGILVLMVAILPDLSVGGAAVMREEAPGFGIDKLTPKIRETARILWLIYLGFTVLAALVYYGLHLAGMAPEMGVYNAVAHALTTLPTGGFSPEARSVEAFSPAIQWAVVPFMVVAGTNFALFWYAVVGQPRRLLANEEFRSYLLAMVALGAVVTALLYAGLDIGLSSVAEEVAPVAGEIERAARHAAFQTAAIVTTTGYASMDFNTWSEAAKVLLLFAMFLGGSAGSAAGSVKVIRWLLVGKAVRRELFTTVHPEAVRPVRVNGRVLDESTLRGLVVFVLLFLLLFVLTTFVLFLDGVTNPELELSALEAMSAAIATVGNVGPGFGVVGPMGSYLDFSAPAKGWMVLAMWLGRLEIISVVVVLTPSYWRP from the coding sequence ATGTCGCGGGTCGTCGACTGGCGGGTCAGCGTCGGCCTCGTCGGGTCGGTCTACCGCTACCTCTCCGTTCCCCTCGCCGTCCCGGTGCTGGTCGCGCTGGTCTACGGCGAGGACCCCCTCCCCTTTCTGGTCACGATCCTGATTGCGGTCGGCGTCGGCACGGGTCTGGAGCGGCTCACGCCCGACCGCGACCTGGGCCACCGGGAGGGGTTCCTGCTCGTCGCGCTGACCTGGCTGGCCGTCCCGCTTCTGGGTACCATCCCCTATCTCGTGGCGGGCAACGGGACCGTCGCCGCGCCCGCGAACGCCCTCTTCGAGAGTATGAGCGGATTCACCACGACCGGCGCGACCGTCCTCGGTGACATCTCCTTCGACACCCACTCCCACGCGATGCTCATGTGGCGCCAGCTCAGCCAGTGGCTCGGCGGGATGGGCATCCTGGTGCTGATGGTCGCCATCCTCCCCGACCTCTCCGTTGGCGGCGCGGCGGTCATGCGCGAGGAAGCGCCCGGCTTCGGCATCGACAAGCTCACCCCGAAGATCCGCGAGACGGCGCGCATCCTCTGGCTCATCTATCTGGGCTTTACCGTGCTCGCGGCACTGGTCTACTACGGGCTGCACCTGGCCGGCATGGCCCCGGAGATGGGCGTCTACAACGCCGTCGCCCACGCGCTGACGACGCTGCCGACCGGCGGGTTCTCCCCGGAGGCCCGCTCGGTCGAAGCGTTCTCGCCGGCCATCCAGTGGGCGGTCGTCCCCTTCATGGTCGTCGCGGGGACCAACTTCGCGCTGTTCTGGTACGCCGTCGTGGGCCAGCCCCGGCGACTGCTCGCGAACGAGGAGTTCCGGTCGTACCTGCTGGCGATGGTCGCGCTCGGCGCCGTCGTGACGGCGCTGCTGTACGCCGGGCTCGACATCGGGCTGTCGTCTGTCGCCGAGGAGGTCGCACCGGTCGCCGGCGAAATCGAGCGGGCCGCGCGCCACGCCGCCTTCCAGACCGCCGCCATCGTCACCACCACCGGCTACGCGAGCATGGACTTCAACACCTGGAGCGAGGCCGCGAAGGTCCTCCTCCTCTTTGCGATGTTTCTGGGCGGGTCGGCGGGCTCCGCTGCGGGGTCGGTCAAGGTCATCCGGTGGTTGCTGGTCGGCAAGGCCGTCCGCCGGGAGCTGTTCACGACCGTCCATCCCGAGGCCGTCCGGCCGGTCCGGGTCAACGGCAGGGTGCTCGACGAGTCGACGCTGCGGGGGCTGGTCGTGTTCGTCCTCCTCTTCCTGTTGCTGTTCGTGCTGACGACGTTCGTCCTGTTTCTGGACGGCGTCACGAACCCCGAACTGGAGCTGTCGGCGCTGGAGGCGATGAGCGCCGCCATCGCCACCGTCGGCAACGTCGGCCCGGGCTTCGGCGTCGTCGGCCCGATGGGCAGCTACCTGGACTTCTCGGCGCCGGCGAAGGGCTGGATGGTGCTGGCCATGTGGCTGGGCCGGCTGGAGATCATCTCGGTCGTCGTCGTCCTCACGCCGTCGTACTGGCGGCCCTGA
- a CDS encoding sodium:phosphate symporter: protein MFDRLSSARLPLGAVGVILLFLFAVHLLGTATEAAAPTIERVFFQVVVGDASALGVSWLGAYVLANGSVIAALALSLFSVDIVSPPQLFLMVAGSRLGAAAVVVFIGALDYFQKKRYSLRKAVSMGLLTFLLTLSIYLPVTVLGYVTSPYLHAPFRAASRGWTIGFQPLAVFDPFTVAITTSIGPVLSVLVAVGILFGSLKLFDRLLTKVDTATLRQRFFSQFQHAWVSFAIGLAVTTVTTSVAFSLGVIVPLYNRGYVERDELIPYVLGANLGTLFDTLVVAVVLDLPFGAAVVLELLAIATLVTLGALTVHDTYSRFIATVYDRLLDDRTAFTAFILMLLLVPLALLLVPLALR, encoded by the coding sequence GTGTTCGACCGGCTCTCATCTGCCCGTCTTCCGCTCGGTGCAGTCGGAGTCATTCTGCTGTTCCTGTTCGCCGTCCACCTGTTGGGGACGGCGACGGAGGCCGCAGCACCGACCATCGAACGGGTGTTCTTTCAGGTCGTCGTTGGGGACGCCTCGGCGCTCGGGGTGAGCTGGCTGGGGGCGTACGTCCTCGCCAACGGGTCGGTGATCGCGGCGCTCGCTCTCTCGCTGTTCTCCGTCGATATCGTCTCTCCACCGCAGCTGTTCCTGATGGTCGCGGGGTCGCGGCTCGGCGCCGCGGCGGTCGTCGTCTTCATCGGCGCACTCGATTACTTCCAGAAGAAGCGATACTCCCTGCGGAAAGCAGTCAGTATGGGTCTTCTCACCTTCCTGCTGACACTCTCGATATATCTCCCCGTCACGGTTCTCGGGTACGTCACGTCGCCCTATCTCCACGCGCCGTTTCGTGCTGCCAGCCGGGGTTGGACCATCGGATTCCAGCCACTGGCGGTATTCGATCCGTTCACGGTTGCCATCACGACCAGCATCGGGCCCGTACTCTCGGTTCTCGTGGCAGTCGGGATACTGTTCGGGAGCCTGAAGCTGTTCGACCGCCTCCTGACGAAGGTCGACACGGCGACCCTCCGTCAGCGATTCTTCAGCCAGTTCCAGCACGCGTGGGTGTCGTTTGCGATCGGCCTGGCGGTCACCACGGTCACGACCAGCGTCGCGTTCTCACTCGGCGTCATCGTTCCGCTGTACAACCGCGGCTACGTCGAACGGGACGAGCTCATTCCGTACGTCCTCGGTGCGAATCTCGGAACACTGTTCGATACGCTCGTCGTGGCAGTCGTCCTCGACTTGCCGTTTGGCGCCGCGGTCGTTCTCGAACTGCTGGCCATCGCGACGCTCGTGACGCTCGGGGCGCTCACCGTTCATGATACGTACAGTCGCTTCATCGCTACCGTTTACGACCGTCTCCTCGATGACCGAACGGCGTTTACCGCGTTTATCCTGATGCTCCTGCTGGTTCCACTCGCGCTTCTCCTCGTTCCGCTGGCTCTGCGATAG
- a CDS encoding universal stress protein codes for MVNHVLVPMDDSPLAERALEFVLDVHADAELTVLRVIDYVEESYGAEILVGPETIRQRAADKAEELFDEVRERAADHGEEVRTVTEFGKPSRVIPEYAAEHDVDLIVMGCHGRSLLSRVLLGDVAQTVVREAPVPVTVVR; via the coding sequence ATGGTCAACCACGTGCTCGTTCCGATGGACGATTCCCCGCTCGCCGAGCGCGCACTCGAGTTTGTACTCGACGTTCACGCGGATGCTGAGCTCACCGTTCTCCGCGTCATCGACTACGTCGAGGAGAGTTACGGAGCCGAGATACTCGTCGGTCCCGAAACGATCCGGCAACGTGCAGCCGACAAGGCCGAGGAACTCTTCGACGAGGTCCGTGAGCGCGCCGCTGACCACGGGGAAGAAGTACGGACCGTCACGGAGTTCGGGAAACCGTCACGGGTCATCCCGGAGTACGCAGCGGAGCACGACGTCGACCTCATCGTGATGGGCTGTCACGGCAGGTCGCTTCTCTCCCGAGTTCTGCTCGGCGACGTCGCCCAGACCGTCGTCAGGGAGGCCCCAGTGCCAGTAACCGTCGTCAGGTGA
- a CDS encoding DUF7522 family protein: MTTESFETAVGADMADSLVSATRTSLGDTLRSVVYFSPSAFDVLYVRQDLYASGDVAREAKAQLVDLEQVGFAERPVRTALAHRETGSDIGPYSFTVRFHENGFVVRVLEDDAGVLFTADRMDVSAFKEAVSAIRGLLRGE, translated from the coding sequence ATGACCACGGAATCATTCGAAACAGCCGTCGGCGCCGACATGGCCGACAGTCTCGTGAGTGCCACCCGTACCAGTCTCGGGGACACCCTCCGGAGCGTCGTGTATTTCAGCCCGTCGGCGTTCGACGTACTGTACGTCAGACAGGACCTCTACGCGTCCGGGGATGTCGCCCGGGAGGCGAAGGCGCAGCTGGTGGACCTCGAACAGGTGGGGTTCGCCGAGCGGCCGGTTCGGACGGCGCTCGCCCACAGGGAGACCGGGTCGGACATCGGACCGTACAGCTTCACCGTCCGGTTCCACGAGAACGGGTTCGTGGTGAGGGTCCTCGAAGACGATGCCGGTGTGCTCTTTACTGCCGACAGGATGGACGTCTCCGCGTTCAAGGAGGCGGTCAGTGCTATCCGGGGGTTGCTTCGCGGCGAGTGA
- a CDS encoding ArsR family transcriptional regulator — protein MSRNEESGTDLRFESDAGSDAGAGGEGTSDDEGRGDASEPGDADGEVSDALAVLAEETRVRILRTLAEAEDPMAFSELRRAVGVADAGRFNYHLSRVCEHFVREVEDGYELDRAGARLVTAADVDVAGREPEATDAVEPDPCEPCPVCGEPECGKLFHVHLSPGSPATR, from the coding sequence GTGTCACGGAACGAGGAGTCCGGAACCGACCTCCGGTTCGAGTCCGACGCCGGGTCCGATGCCGGGGCCGGCGGCGAGGGAACCAGCGACGACGAGGGCCGCGGCGACGCCAGCGAGCCCGGTGACGCCGACGGCGAGGTCAGCGACGCGCTGGCGGTACTGGCCGAGGAGACCCGGGTTCGCATCCTCCGGACGCTCGCGGAAGCGGAGGACCCGATGGCGTTCAGCGAGCTGCGGCGGGCGGTCGGCGTGGCGGACGCCGGGCGGTTCAACTACCACCTCTCGCGGGTCTGCGAGCACTTCGTCCGGGAGGTCGAGGACGGGTACGAACTCGACCGCGCGGGGGCGCGGCTGGTGACGGCGGCGGACGTCGACGTGGCGGGCCGGGAACCCGAAGCGACGGACGCCGTCGAACCCGACCCCTGCGAGCCCTGCCCGGTCTGCGGGGAACCCGAGTGCGGGAAGCTCTTTCACGTCCACCTCTCGCCGGGCAGCCCGGCGACACGATAA